A region of the Serinicoccus profundi genome:
TGACCCCCGCGGTCGAGCGCGCCTGCGACACCGGGATGCCGGTCGTCGTCTTCGACCGCGGCGTCGAGACCGACTGCGCCACCACCTTCATCCACCCCATCGGCGGGTATGCCTGGGGCATCGACACCGCCGAGTTCCTCTCCGAGAACCTCGAGGAGGGTGACAAGGTCGTCGCGCTGCGGATCCTGCCCGGCGTCGACGTGCTGGAGCACCGGTGGGCCGCGGCCGAGCAGATCTTCGAGGAGAACGGCATCGAGGCGGTCGACTACTTCACCGGCGCCGACCCGACCGAGATCAAGAAGATCATCTCCGACGAGCTGGCCACCGGTGAGGTGCAGGGCGTCTGGATGGACGCCGGTGACGGCGCGGTCGCGGCCATCGAGGCCTTCGAGGACGCCGGCCAGGACTACCCGGTGATGACCGGTGAGGACGAGATGAGCTTCCTGCGCAAGTGGGAGGACACCGGGCTCACCGGACTGGCCCCGGTCTACTCCAACTTCCAGTGGCGCACCCCGCTGCTGGCGGTGGAGAAGATCTTCGCCGGCGAGGAGGTGCCCGCGGAGTGGGTGCTGCCGCAGACCCCGATCACCGAGGACGAGCGCGCCGACTTCCTCGCGGCCAACGACGGCATGCCCGACGGGCACTACGCCAAGTTCGGTGGCGAGGACCTGCCCGGCTACCCCGAGGTCTGGCAGGAGCGGATCATCCCGTGAGGATGATCGGCGTCAACACCTGGGTCTGGGCGTCGCCGCTGCGCGACGCCCAGACCCGGGTGGTGCTCGACCGCGTCGCACGGATGGGGTTCGACGCGGTCGAGCTGCCCCTCGAACAGCCTGGCGACCTGAGCGTCGCCGCGACCCGGGATGCGTTGCGGGACAGCGGGTTGACGCCGTGCGTCGTGGGGGCGATGGCCCCCGGGCGTGACCTCGTGGCGGCCGACGCCGCCACCGTCCGGTCCACCCAGGACTACCTCCGCGCCTGCGTCGACCTCGCCGCCGGGATCGGCGCTGCGGCCGTCTGCGGGCCGTTCTACGCCGCCACCGGTCGGGTATGGCGCATGTCGCCGACCGAGCGGTCCGACGCCTACGCGCAGTGGCGGGAGGGCCTCGTGCCGGTGCTCGAGCACGCCGCCTCGGCAGGCGTGAAGATCGGCATCGAGCCGCTCAACCGCTACGAGACGTCACTGGTCAACACTGTCGACCAGGCGCTCACCGGGCTCGGTGAGCTGCTCCTCGGGCCGCTCGGGGCCCACCTCGGGCTGGCGCTGGACACCTACCACCTGGGCATCGAGGAGCGCTCGTCGGCCGACGCGATCCGCCGTGTGGGCGACCACCTCGTCCACGTGCAGGTCTGCGGCAACGACCGAGGCGCTCCTGGCGGCGACCAGACCGACTGGGTCGGGGTGACGCGGGCTCTCGACGAGGTCGGCTACGCCGGCCCGCTCGTCATCGAGTCCTTCACCGCCGACAACGACACCATCGCCACCGCCGCCTCGATCTGGCGGCCGCTGGCACCGACCCAGGACGACCTGGCCGCCGACGGCCTGGCCTTCCTCCGCAGCCTCACCCAGGGGGAGCACGATGTCTGACCTCACCAGCGCCGAGGCGCCTGCCCCGGGCCTCGACCGGCAGTCGGTGAGCGCCTCGGTGGCCCACACGCTGGGGGTCGCGGTCATCGGCTACTCCTTCATGGGGCAGGCCCACTCCAACGCCTGGCGCAACGTCAACGCCGTCTACGACGGCCTGCCGACCGTGCGGATGCAGACCCTCGTCGGGCGTGACCCGGCCAAGGTCTCCGGTGCGGCCGCGCGCCTTGGGTGGGCCGACGCCGCGACCGACTGGCGGGACGTGCTCGAGCGCGACGACATCGACATCGTCGACGTCTGCACCCCTGGCCACCTGCACGCCGAGGTGGCGCTCGCCGCCCTGGCCGCCGGCAAGCACGTGCTCGTCGAGAAGCCGCTGGCCAACACGGTCGCCGACTGCGAGCGGCTCGTCGAGGCCGCGCGGGCGCCCGGGGCGGGGCGCTCGATGCTGGGGCACAACTACCGCCGGGTCCCCGCCCTCGCGCTCGCCCGCGACCTCATCGAGCAGGGTCGGATCGGGCAGGTGCGGCAGGTCCGGCTGGCCTACCTGCAGGACTGGCTCGCCGACGCCGAGGCCCCGATGAGCTGGCGGCTGCGCCAGGAGACCGCCGGCTCCGGGGTCCTCGGCGACCTCGGTTCGCACGCCGTCGACCAGCTGCACTTCCTGCTGGGTGAGCAGGTGACGAGGGCCAGCGGCCAGCTCCGGACGTTCGTGCCCGAGCGACCCACCGGGGACGGTGACCGACGCGAGCAGGTGACGGTCGACGACGCGGCCTGGGCCACGCTGCATACCTCGTCGGGAGCGGTGGCCAGCCTGGAGGTGAGCCGCATGGCCACCGGCCGCAAGAACGCGCTGCAGATCGAGGTCTACGGCTCGACCGGCTCGATCCGCTTCGACCTCGAGCGGCTCAACGAGCTGGTCGTGACCGGCGCCACCGGGGGAGCGGAGACGATCCTCGTCACCGAGCCCGACCATCCTTACCTCGCCGGCTGGTGGCCGCCCGGGCACGTGCTCGGCTGGGACAGCACCTTCACCACGCAGGCCGCCGACTTCCTGCGCGCGATCGACACCGGTGCCCCGATCCACCCCGACTTCGCCGACGGCCTCGCGGTCCAGCGGGTGCTGGAGGCGATCGAGACGAGCAGCGGGCGCGGCGGCATACCCGTCGAGATCCCCGCCTGACACGCTGACCTGACGACGAAGGAGACGCACATGGCACGCAGGTTTACCCTCTTCACCGGCCAGTGGGCCGACCTCACCCTGGAGGAGGTGGCCGAGCTGGCCGCCGGGTGGGGCTACGACGGGCTCGAGATCGCCGTCTCCGGCGAGCACCTCGACGCCCGGCGGTGGGACGACGAGGAGTATGTCGAGGGGCGGCTGGAGATCCTGCGTCGCCACGGGCTCGGCGTGTGGGCGATCTCCAACCACCTCAAGGGGCAGGCGGTCTGCGACGACCCGATCGACGAGCGGCACCGATCCATCGTCGGCGCGAAGGTCTGGGGCGACGGTCACCCCGAGGGGGTGCGGCAGCGGGCCGCGGAGGAGCTGAAACTCACCGCACGTCTGGCCCGGAAGATGGGCGTCGACACCGTGGTCGGCTTCACCGGGTCCTCGATTTGGCAGTACTTCGCGATGTTCCCGCCGGTGCCGGCCGAGCGGATCGAGGCGGGATACCAGGACTTCGCCGACCGGTGGGGCCCGATCCTCGACGTCTTCGACGAGTGCGGGGTCCGCTTCGCGCACGAGGTGCACCCCAGCGAGATCGCCTACGACTACTGGACCACGGTGCGCACGCTGGAGGTGATCGGCCACCGTGAGGCCTTCGGGCTCAACTGGGACCCGAGCCACATGATGTGGCAGGACATCGACCCGGTCGCCTTCATCACCGACTTCGCCGATCGGATCTACCACGTGGACTGCAAGGACACCCGGATGCGCGTCGGCGGCGGCCGCAACGGGCGGATGAGCAGTCACCTGCCGTGGGGCGACCAGCGGCGCGGGTGGGACTTCGTCTCCGCCGGCCGCGGCGACGTGCCGTGGGAGGACTGCTTCCGCGCGCTCGCGGGGGCCGGCTACGACGGTCCCATCTCGGTGGAGTGGGAAGACGCCGGCATGGACCGGCTGCACGGAGCGA
Encoded here:
- a CDS encoding sugar phosphate isomerase/epimerase family protein; translated protein: MIGVNTWVWASPLRDAQTRVVLDRVARMGFDAVELPLEQPGDLSVAATRDALRDSGLTPCVVGAMAPGRDLVAADAATVRSTQDYLRACVDLAAGIGAAAVCGPFYAATGRVWRMSPTERSDAYAQWREGLVPVLEHAASAGVKIGIEPLNRYETSLVNTVDQALTGLGELLLGPLGAHLGLALDTYHLGIEERSSADAIRRVGDHLVHVQVCGNDRGAPGGDQTDWVGVTRALDEVGYAGPLVIESFTADNDTIATAASIWRPLAPTQDDLAADGLAFLRSLTQGEHDV
- a CDS encoding sugar phosphate isomerase/epimerase family protein, translated to MARRFTLFTGQWADLTLEEVAELAAGWGYDGLEIAVSGEHLDARRWDDEEYVEGRLEILRRHGLGVWAISNHLKGQAVCDDPIDERHRSIVGAKVWGDGHPEGVRQRAAEELKLTARLARKMGVDTVVGFTGSSIWQYFAMFPPVPAERIEAGYQDFADRWGPILDVFDECGVRFAHEVHPSEIAYDYWTTVRTLEVIGHREAFGLNWDPSHMMWQDIDPVAFITDFADRIYHVDCKDTRMRVGGGRNGRMSSHLPWGDQRRGWDFVSAGRGDVPWEDCFRALAGAGYDGPISVEWEDAGMDRLHGAKEALDYLKALDFPPSTASFDAAFDQG
- a CDS encoding substrate-binding domain-containing protein gives rise to the protein MRRTTLGRSVVALSALAMLAACSTDESLDDPAVTESAEEGGESEDGEEGGEEAGSEEWFDQADYDEQFEQRSATFEGDESTPWLQYIDGEMTDTAEFASEGAKKVCFSNASIDNPWRQTGWITMNQQLEVLQDSGVISEMETRDAQADDNTQISDIDYFIAEGNCDAFVISPNSTAALTPAVERACDTGMPVVVFDRGVETDCATTFIHPIGGYAWGIDTAEFLSENLEEGDKVVALRILPGVDVLEHRWAAAEQIFEENGIEAVDYFTGADPTEIKKIISDELATGEVQGVWMDAGDGAVAAIEAFEDAGQDYPVMTGEDEMSFLRKWEDTGLTGLAPVYSNFQWRTPLLAVEKIFAGEEVPAEWVLPQTPITEDERADFLAANDGMPDGHYAKFGGEDLPGYPEVWQERIIP
- a CDS encoding Gfo/Idh/MocA family protein, whose translation is MSDLTSAEAPAPGLDRQSVSASVAHTLGVAVIGYSFMGQAHSNAWRNVNAVYDGLPTVRMQTLVGRDPAKVSGAAARLGWADAATDWRDVLERDDIDIVDVCTPGHLHAEVALAALAAGKHVLVEKPLANTVADCERLVEAARAPGAGRSMLGHNYRRVPALALARDLIEQGRIGQVRQVRLAYLQDWLADAEAPMSWRLRQETAGSGVLGDLGSHAVDQLHFLLGEQVTRASGQLRTFVPERPTGDGDRREQVTVDDAAWATLHTSSGAVASLEVSRMATGRKNALQIEVYGSTGSIRFDLERLNELVVTGATGGAETILVTEPDHPYLAGWWPPGHVLGWDSTFTTQAADFLRAIDTGAPIHPDFADGLAVQRVLEAIETSSGRGGIPVEIPA